The genome window TGACTTTCACGTTCACAGGTATCAAATGTAGTGAATAAACTGTCCACATCGGCATGTTCGAAGTTGTAAGTCGACATTTCGACTTCGTTTTGGTGGAACACGTCACCATAAGTGACTTTACCCATAGGACCATCTGCCCAGATTAAGTCATAGACACTGCTCACACCTTGCAGGTACATGGCTATACGTTCCAGACCGTAGGTAATTTCACCGGTGACGGGTCGACATTCGAGTCCACCCACCTGTTGGAAATAGGTGAACTGTGTGACTTCCATACCGTTCAACCATACTTCCCAACCAAGACCCCATGCACCGAGGGTCGGTGATTCCCAGTTATCTTCGACAAAACGCACATCATGAATAGCAGTATCCAGCCCCAGCATTTCCAGAGAGCCTAAATACAGTTCCTGAATGTTAATTGGTGATGGTTTTAACACAACCTGAAACTGATAATAGTGCTGTAATCGGTTCGGGTTTTCACCATAACGGCCATCAGTCGGGCGACGTGAAGGCTGAACATAAGCAGCACTCCATGGTTCAGGGCCAATCGCGCGCAAAAATGTCGCTGGATGGAATGTCCCTGCACCGACTTCCATATCGTAAGGTTGGAGAAGCACGCAGCCCTGCTCAGCCCAGTACTGTTGCAGCCTGAGGATCAGTTCCTGAAAGGTTCTTGGCGTTTCCGCCTTCATCACCGCTGTCTTAGTCATTAGCTCGATTTCACAATCCAAAGTCAAAACATACGGGATTATAGCGAATACAGAGCTGACTGTAGAGGTCGACAGCAGATAAATCTGATACGAGAAAGCCTGAGCACACATTTTCCTCGCCACTCCATTGTCACCATTCAGGTACAATTCACCATCTGAGTCAGGCAATCATGAGAGTGACTATGCAACGAACCATTGGCATCGTTATGGATCCGATCGATCGGATTAATACCAAAAAAGACAGTAGTCTTGCGATGATGCTAGCCGCGCAGCAGCGAGACTGGCAGATTTTATATATGGAACAGCAAGACCTTTTTCTATCTGAGGGAAAAGTTTTTGCTGAAATGCGCAGTCTTCGCGTGTTTGATGACCGGCAGCACTGGTTTGAACTGGGTGAAAAAGTCACTCGACCCATCACTGATGTAGAAGCCATATTGATGCGTAAAGATCCGCCATTTGATATGGAATATATCTACAGCACTTATTTGCTGGAACAAGCTCAGGCTAATGGCGTGCTTATTATCAATGATCCACAAAGCCTGCGTGATGCCAATGAAAAACTCTTTACCGCCTGGTTTCCACAATGCTGTCCTCCCACTCTGGTGACACGCCAGAAACATCTGATAAAAGATTTCCAGCAGACGCATGGCGATATTATTCTTAAGCCACTTGATGGCATGGGTGGCGCGTCGATATTCCGCATCAATCAGGGCGATCCTAATTTCTCAGTTATCGTCGAAACGCTGTCAGAACATGGAAAACGTTCGGTCATGGCGCAAAAGTATTTGCCGGCAATCAAAGACGGCGACAAACGTATTCTGTTGATAAATGGTGAGCCGGTGCCTTACGCCCTGGCCCGTATCCCAGCTGAAGGTGAAACGCGCGGCAACCTTGCTGCAGGTGGGCGAGCCGAAGGTCGGCCACTGACTGACAGGGATCGTTGGATCTGCGAGCAAGTTGGCCCCAAACTACGCGAAAAAGGCTTAATTTTTGTCGGACTGGACGTCATTGGTGATTATCTGACAGAGATAAATGTCACCAGCCCGACCTGTATCCGTGAACTTGATAGACAATTTGGTATCAATATTGGTGCCGACTTAATGACAGCGATAGATAAACTTTTATGATGAAACTCTTTCCTCTTTTATTAATTCTAGTAGCCCTACTCACCGCTTGTGGAGAACCACAAGAAAGCGCCCGCCAGGCGAAGTTCTATGCCTTTGGTACTGAGATTGATGTCAGCCTTTATGGCGTAGATGCTGAAACAGCTGAAAAAACCGTTGATGCTTTGGAAGACTCATTCAACGCCATCAACGACACCTGGCATGCCTGGAAACCCAGCACCTTAACTCGAATAAATAAAGCTATCGCGAATGGCGAACCAGTTGAAATCAAACCTCAAGTCGCTGCCGTTATCGAAGAAGCGGCCACCTATGCCAAGGAAAGTCATCATTTATTCAACCCGGCCGCTGGTAAATTATTTGAGCTCTGGGGTTACCATCGTGATGATTGGTTTGAATCGCGCCCGCCACCCGCTCAAGACAAAATCGACGCCTGGTTAAAAGCCGCCCCCAGTATGGAAAATATTCATATTCAAGATAATATTCTGACCAGTGATAATCCTATGGTGAAACTGGGCTTTGGTGGTTTTGCCAAAGGCACAGCGGTAGATGCCGCTATTGAGGCACTGAAAAAACAAGGTGTGAATAATGCCATCATCAATATCGGTGGCGATTTACGTGCTATTGGTAAGCATGGTCATCGCCCTTGGGTCATTGGTATTCGTCACCCACGCAAAGAAGCCGCAATGCTGGCTTCCGTAGCCGTTTCGGGTGATGAAAGTGTTTTCACCTCGGGTGACTACGAAAGATTCTTCACCTATGAAGGTAAACGTTATCCTCATATATTGGACCCAAGAACAGGTTATCCGGCTCAGGATAATATCTCTGCAACGGTTATTCATCAGCAAGCCGCTCGTGCTGATGCCGCAGCGACCGCATTAATCGTGGCTGGCAAAGACTGGCCAGAGATTGCCGCATCAATGGGTATTAAGGAAGTGATGATTGTTCGAACTGATGGTCAAGTCGAAATGACCCCATCCATGCAGAAAAAATTCATTTTACTGACAAATCAACTCAACCGATTTTACGTGAAATAGGCACAACAACGACTCCATAATCATGGCTACCAGCGCATCATCAGATCGACTTATTTTTACTTTGCTGTTTTCAGTCATCCTGCATCTGGTGATTGTGCTGGGCGTGAGCTTTGATGTGTTTTCAAAACCCACCAATGCACCTGCGAATAATCTTGATATCACATTGGTGAAACAACAAGACAAAATCAAACCGGAAGAGGCAGACTTTCTGGCGCAGGCCAATAATGAAGGTGGAGGTGAGCTTGATACACCGACCCCAGAACCGACAAAAGATAAACCTGTCCCGGTCACCAAAGATGTTCCATCAGCACCGCCGCCAGCACCAAAAACAGACACTGTCGCCGACACGGAAACAGTTGCGGTACAACCTCCGGCTCCAGAGCCAACACCACCAAAACCCAAAGAAGTAGAACCTAAGCCTGAAGTCAAAAAACCTAAACCGCAGCCCAAGGCAAAACCCGTTCCTCAACCTGAAAAGCCCGTTAAAAAGCTCACTCAGGAAAAAGCGGAACGCAAGGTAGAAAAAACCGAGACAGCAGAAACCGCAGCTAAAACTGAAGCAGAACCTGAAAAGGTCACTAAACCTGACATTTCTGCCCGTGATTTGATGATGCAAGCCAGAAGTGAAATCAGCGAGCTGCAGGAAAAACTCGATAAAAGCACTAAAGCACTGAGTGAAAGACCAAAAAAACGACGTATTTCAGCCTCTACCAAAGAGTTTGCTGCCGCTGCCTATATGAAAGCGTGGGAAAT of Methylophaga marina contains these proteins:
- the gshB gene encoding glutathione synthase; the encoded protein is MQRTIGIVMDPIDRINTKKDSSLAMMLAAQQRDWQILYMEQQDLFLSEGKVFAEMRSLRVFDDRQHWFELGEKVTRPITDVEAILMRKDPPFDMEYIYSTYLLEQAQANGVLIINDPQSLRDANEKLFTAWFPQCCPPTLVTRQKHLIKDFQQTHGDIILKPLDGMGGASIFRINQGDPNFSVIVETLSEHGKRSVMAQKYLPAIKDGDKRILLINGEPVPYALARIPAEGETRGNLAAGGRAEGRPLTDRDRWICEQVGPKLREKGLIFVGLDVIGDYLTEINVTSPTCIRELDRQFGINIGADLMTAIDKLL
- a CDS encoding FAD:protein FMN transferase; translation: MMKLFPLLLILVALLTACGEPQESARQAKFYAFGTEIDVSLYGVDAETAEKTVDALEDSFNAINDTWHAWKPSTLTRINKAIANGEPVEIKPQVAAVIEEAATYAKESHHLFNPAAGKLFELWGYHRDDWFESRPPPAQDKIDAWLKAAPSMENIHIQDNILTSDNPMVKLGFGGFAKGTAVDAAIEALKKQGVNNAIINIGGDLRAIGKHGHRPWVIGIRHPRKEAAMLASVAVSGDESVFTSGDYERFFTYEGKRYPHILDPRTGYPAQDNISATVIHQQAARADAAATALIVAGKDWPEIAASMGIKEVMIVRTDGQVEMTPSMQKKFILLTNQLNRFYVK
- the glyQ gene encoding glycine--tRNA ligase subunit alpha, with amino-acid sequence MTKTAVMKAETPRTFQELILRLQQYWAEQGCVLLQPYDMEVGAGTFHPATFLRAIGPEPWSAAYVQPSRRPTDGRYGENPNRLQHYYQFQVVLKPSPINIQELYLGSLEMLGLDTAIHDVRFVEDNWESPTLGAWGLGWEVWLNGMEVTQFTYFQQVGGLECRPVTGEITYGLERIAMYLQGVSSVYDLIWADGPMGKVTYGDVFHQNEVEMSTYNFEHADVDSLFTTFDTCERESQRMIEAGLPLPAYELVLKASHTFNLLDARKAISVTERQRFILRVRTLARAVAQAYYDRRESLGFPMVQSENKEAQA
- a CDS encoding energy transducer TonB, translating into MATSASSDRLIFTLLFSVILHLVIVLGVSFDVFSKPTNAPANNLDITLVKQQDKIKPEEADFLAQANNEGGGELDTPTPEPTKDKPVPVTKDVPSAPPPAPKTDTVADTETVAVQPPAPEPTPPKPKEVEPKPEVKKPKPQPKAKPVPQPEKPVKKLTQEKAERKVEKTETAETAAKTEAEPEKVTKPDISARDLMMQARSEISELQEKLDKSTKALSERPKKRRISASTKEFAAAAYMKAWEMKVERIGNMNYPQEARQKGLSGSLMLSVDINPDGSVPAGGIVVSRSSGHKVLDDAAVKIVRLGAPYAAIPEDVLKNNDMLTVIRTWKFETGRGLSTR